In one window of Flavobacterium ginsengisoli DNA:
- a CDS encoding helix-turn-helix domain-containing protein — protein sequence MKNQPRIFQSVPELHKAMGQPKPLHPLISILNYGEAVFDPKDFENGIVLDFYKISFKTNFSGKLRYGHGFYDFEEGGMSFVSPGQVLKMQDEEADYSGMSLNIHPDFFRPYSLNATIKKYGFFSYSAAEALYLSEKEKETILGVFNNIQDELNQRIDNFSQDVIISQIELLLNYSNRFYNRQFITRKAVNNDVLSKLEELLEGYFNSEKPEENGLPTVQFVANEMQLSPRYLSDLLRSISGQNTQQFIHDKLIEKAKEYIAKGTLSVSEIAYKLGFEHPQSFNKLFKKKTNVSPIAFKELFTKN from the coding sequence ATGAAAAATCAACCCAGAATATTCCAGTCTGTTCCAGAATTGCATAAAGCTATGGGACAGCCTAAACCGTTGCATCCGCTGATTAGTATTCTGAATTATGGTGAAGCAGTTTTTGATCCCAAAGATTTTGAAAACGGAATTGTTTTGGATTTTTATAAAATATCTTTCAAAACAAATTTTTCAGGAAAACTGAGATACGGACACGGTTTCTATGATTTTGAAGAAGGTGGAATGTCGTTTGTGTCTCCGGGACAAGTTCTGAAAATGCAGGACGAAGAAGCGGATTACAGCGGAATGTCATTAAATATTCATCCTGATTTTTTTCGTCCTTATTCCTTAAATGCCACGATCAAAAAATATGGTTTTTTCTCTTATTCTGCTGCCGAAGCTTTATATCTTTCTGAGAAAGAAAAAGAGACTATTTTGGGCGTTTTTAATAATATTCAGGATGAATTGAATCAACGTATAGACAATTTCAGTCAGGATGTTATTATTTCGCAGATAGAACTTTTGCTTAATTACAGCAATCGTTTTTACAACCGTCAGTTTATAACCAGAAAAGCGGTTAATAATGATGTGCTTTCTAAACTGGAAGAACTATTAGAAGGTTATTTTAATAGCGAAAAACCAGAAGAAAACGGTTTGCCAACCGTACAATTTGTAGCCAATGAAATGCAGTTGTCACCCCGATATTTGAGCGATTTATTACGCAGTATTTCGGGACAAAATACTCAGCAGTTTATTCATGACAAATTAATTGAAAAGGCTAAAGAATATATTGCAAAAGGAACTCTTTCAGTCTCTGAAATTGCCTATAAATTAGGTTTTGAGCATCCACAGTCGTTCAATAAACTTTTTAAAAAGAAGACAAATGTAAGTCCGATTGCATTTAAAGAATTATTTACTAAAAACTAA
- a CDS encoding MazG-like protein, producing MASLNFEELKQRSAQIRKRYHELEIAHHGSEWTIEEDALAFLTDAGLVGRHVMSHEGRWPKANTEEELKHKIGESIWWLTVLAERMNINIETVTEDFLAKTEKLL from the coding sequence ATGGCATCATTAAATTTTGAAGAATTAAAACAACGTTCTGCACAGATAAGAAAGCGTTATCACGAACTAGAAATAGCGCATCATGGAAGTGAATGGACAATAGAAGAAGATGCGTTGGCTTTTCTAACCGATGCTGGTTTGGTTGGCCGCCATGTTATGTCGCACGAAGGCAGATGGCCAAAAGCAAATACAGAAGAAGAATTGAAGCATAAAATTGGAGAATCAATTTGGTGGCTTACAGTTTTAGCTGAAAGAATGAATATCAATATTGAAACCGTTACAGAAGATTTCTTAGCTAAAACAGAAAAATTATTATAA
- a CDS encoding peptidase M56, BlaR1 codes for MLAEIVLVFQWFNPFAWQWRKALESNLEFLTDNEMLQQGSVEKESYQFSLLKVAAPQFPLSLTTNYNQSLLKKRIIMMNSKKSNVNTTWKYFFLLPLLVLFACLFNQPAAQSQTLTSNIKNEGTKASPNTQKGDQTEGNWFATIKGNKVEMEFKNDENSHSTHTYDISEFSGLSKDKQGTFSLTREAGTMNFTGKFEGNSGKGTYKFVGNKNFAKEMVAQGITLADDTDLMVFFAVNIKTSYVKMLHKKGYKNVDKEQVIPLAALNVSEDYIDSIKDAGIGNIDIETLIPFKSLNIDKAFIEDIIKSGYKNVSPENLITLKSQNIDGKYINDYRSSTKTKKNESGEENEDNIVAFKTLNIDKAYIDSFKKMGYNDLSNDDLIALKALNVTPEYVTQFEKVGYKNISSENLAALKSQNITADLIKEYKDLGFSDLDLNDIVGAKAVGATPTFIKAMREKGHNFKGIEKYIALKAVVGN; via the coding sequence TTGCTTGCAGAAATCGTACTTGTTTTTCAGTGGTTTAATCCTTTTGCTTGGCAATGGCGAAAAGCATTAGAAAGTAATCTTGAATTTTTGACTGATAACGAAATGCTACAACAAGGTAGCGTAGAAAAAGAAAGTTATCAATTTAGCCTGCTAAAAGTAGCGGCGCCACAATTTCCTTTGAGTCTTACAACTAATTATAATCAATCATTACTCAAAAAACGAATCATTATGATGAATTCAAAAAAATCAAACGTAAACACAACATGGAAATATTTTTTCCTGTTACCATTATTGGTATTGTTTGCCTGCCTTTTTAATCAACCGGCAGCGCAAAGTCAGACGCTAACTTCGAATATTAAAAACGAAGGAACTAAAGCGAGTCCAAACACTCAAAAGGGTGATCAAACGGAAGGAAACTGGTTTGCCACAATCAAAGGCAATAAAGTAGAAATGGAGTTTAAAAACGACGAGAATAGTCATTCTACTCATACTTATGATATTAGCGAGTTTAGCGGATTATCAAAAGATAAACAAGGAACATTTTCTCTAACGCGTGAAGCGGGAACAATGAACTTTACCGGAAAATTTGAAGGAAATAGTGGAAAGGGAACGTATAAGTTTGTTGGCAATAAAAATTTCGCCAAAGAAATGGTCGCACAAGGGATTACATTGGCAGATGATACAGATCTTATGGTTTTCTTTGCTGTAAATATAAAAACGTCGTATGTAAAAATGCTGCATAAAAAAGGGTATAAAAATGTAGACAAAGAACAAGTAATTCCGTTGGCGGCTTTAAACGTAAGTGAAGATTACATCGATTCTATTAAAGATGCCGGAATTGGAAATATAGATATTGAAACGCTGATTCCTTTTAAATCCTTAAACATTGATAAAGCTTTTATTGAAGATATTATTAAATCGGGTTATAAAAATGTTTCACCAGAAAATCTGATCACTTTAAAATCTCAAAATATTGACGGAAAGTATATTAATGATTACCGTTCTTCGACAAAAACAAAAAAGAATGAAAGTGGAGAAGAAAATGAGGACAATATTGTTGCTTTCAAAACTTTAAACATAGATAAAGCTTATATTGATTCTTTTAAGAAAATGGGTTATAATGATCTTTCAAATGACGACTTAATTGCTTTAAAAGCTTTAAATGTAACTCCAGAATATGTTACTCAATTCGAAAAAGTAGGTTATAAAAACATTTCGTCTGAAAATCTTGCGGCTTTAAAATCGCAAAATATCACGGCAGATTTAATTAAGGAATATAAGGATTTGGGTTTTTCAGATCTAGATTTAAATGATATTGTGGGTGCAAAAGCGGTTGGTGCAACGCCAACTTTCATTAAAGCTATGAGAGAAAAAGGACATAACTTTAAAGGTATTGAAAAGTATATAGCTTTAAAAGCAGTTGTTGGCAACTAA
- a CDS encoding YdeI/OmpD-associated family protein encodes MTPTFFPNQLEFRKWLEKNHQKEKELLVGFYKVTSKKPSISWSESVDQALCFGWIDGVRKSIDAESYTIRFTPRKPSSIWSAINIQKIEDLTKAGLMTDAGLKAFSFRTENKSKIYSHEKEPVPLLDVYEKQFKDNRTAWEFFEKQAPSYKKVMIHWIMTAKQEKTQLSRLEKTITESEKQKRVL; translated from the coding sequence ATGACACCAACTTTCTTCCCAAATCAATTAGAATTTAGAAAATGGCTTGAGAAAAACCATCAAAAAGAGAAAGAACTTTTGGTTGGTTTTTATAAAGTTACGAGTAAAAAGCCTTCTATAAGCTGGTCAGAATCTGTAGATCAAGCGCTTTGTTTTGGCTGGATTGATGGTGTTAGAAAATCTATTGATGCGGAAAGTTATACAATTCGTTTTACTCCAAGAAAGCCTTCTAGCATTTGGAGTGCGATTAATATTCAAAAGATAGAAGATTTGACCAAAGCGGGTTTAATGACCGATGCTGGTTTGAAAGCGTTTAGTTTTAGAACCGAAAATAAGTCTAAGATTTATTCGCACGAAAAAGAACCAGTTCCGTTGTTAGATGTTTACGAGAAACAGTTTAAAGACAATAGAACTGCTTGGGAATTCTTTGAGAAGCAAGCTCCTTCGTATAAAAAAGTAATGATTCATTGGATTATGACCGCCAAACAAGAAAAAACACAGCTTTCAAGACTAGAAAAAACTATTACTGAAAGTGAAAAACAGAAAAGAGTCTTGTAG
- a CDS encoding alpha-L-fucosidase — protein MKKIFLSLCLFGVISSASSQELANAPKPFGPVPTQKQIDWQEMEFYAFVHFSLNTFTNKEWGYGDESPELFNPSQLDVRQWARVVKEAGMKGIILVAKHHDGFCLWPSAYTERSVKNSPWENGKGDLVKELAAACKEYDLKLGLYLSPWDRNHPQYGKPEYISYFRNQLKELLTNYGDVFEMWFDGANGGDGYYGGANETRKINSLTYYNWDETYKLIYDIAPKTLVWGVGPSEARWIGNEEGRAGKTNWSLLRQKDELAGKVHYSEFMSGHEDGEKWVPGEADVSIRPGWFYHSVEDDKVRSLDEMVDIYYESIGRNATLLLNLPVDTRGLVHENDEARLKELVATIKADFKKELLAGTQVQASNIRANDSNFGPQNVIDGNKNTYWATDDKVKQATVEFTFKKPTAINRVLLQEYIKLGQRVKAFSVEAKVDGQWKTIANETTIGYKRILRLDRVTASALRINILDAKAGFVISAIEAYNAPTFVKEPQILRDKNGLVTIKSEEGNAVYYSLDGKNPSEKSTLYKTPFVYNKAVEIKAISRNTKEKINSAVKTAKYGVSKEKWRVISISSGDNKSVERIIDGDANTDWAFGNNENKLPQVVIIDMGELHTINGFTYTPQQVGNNLNLISNYEFYTSEDNITWTKQSEGEFSNIKHNPIEQLKSFTAVKARFLRFVATAAVGKTQTVSIAEIGVVE, from the coding sequence ATGAAAAAAATATTTCTTTCCTTATGTCTTTTTGGTGTAATTTCTAGTGCTTCAAGTCAGGAATTGGCAAATGCACCTAAGCCTTTTGGACCAGTTCCGACCCAGAAACAAATTGATTGGCAGGAAATGGAATTTTATGCTTTTGTGCACTTTTCATTAAATACTTTCACGAATAAAGAATGGGGTTATGGAGACGAATCACCAGAACTTTTTAATCCGTCGCAGTTAGACGTTCGCCAATGGGCGCGCGTGGTAAAAGAGGCTGGAATGAAAGGAATTATTTTGGTTGCCAAACATCATGACGGTTTCTGTTTATGGCCTTCAGCTTATACAGAACGTTCTGTAAAAAATTCTCCGTGGGAAAATGGAAAAGGAGATTTGGTAAAAGAACTGGCTGCTGCCTGTAAAGAATACGATTTAAAATTAGGATTATATCTTTCTCCTTGGGATAGAAATCATCCACAATACGGCAAACCAGAATATATATCGTATTTCAGAAATCAGTTAAAAGAATTATTGACGAATTATGGAGACGTTTTCGAAATGTGGTTTGACGGAGCAAATGGCGGAGACGGTTATTATGGTGGTGCAAACGAAACTAGAAAAATCAATTCTTTGACTTATTATAATTGGGATGAAACGTATAAGCTAATTTACGATATCGCGCCAAAAACGCTAGTTTGGGGAGTTGGACCATCTGAAGCAAGATGGATTGGAAATGAAGAAGGACGCGCAGGAAAAACGAATTGGTCGTTACTTCGTCAGAAAGATGAATTGGCTGGAAAAGTACATTACTCTGAGTTTATGTCTGGGCATGAAGATGGAGAAAAATGGGTTCCTGGCGAAGCCGATGTTTCCATTAGACCAGGATGGTTTTATCATTCAGTAGAAGACGATAAAGTGCGTTCGCTTGACGAAATGGTCGATATTTATTATGAATCGATTGGACGAAATGCGACTTTATTATTAAATCTTCCAGTTGATACGCGTGGTTTAGTTCATGAAAATGACGAAGCAAGATTGAAAGAATTGGTTGCCACAATTAAAGCCGATTTCAAAAAAGAACTATTGGCAGGAACTCAGGTTCAAGCTTCAAATATTCGTGCAAACGATTCTAATTTTGGTCCGCAGAATGTTATTGACGGAAATAAAAATACGTATTGGGCAACTGACGATAAAGTGAAACAAGCTACAGTTGAATTTACGTTTAAAAAGCCAACTGCAATCAATAGAGTTTTGCTTCAAGAATATATTAAACTTGGACAGCGTGTAAAAGCATTTTCGGTAGAAGCAAAAGTTGACGGACAATGGAAAACAATCGCCAACGAAACGACAATTGGCTACAAAAGGATTTTACGTTTAGATCGCGTTACGGCTTCTGCACTTAGAATAAATATTCTGGATGCAAAAGCAGGATTTGTAATTAGTGCAATTGAGGCATATAATGCGCCAACTTTTGTAAAAGAACCTCAAATTCTTCGTGATAAAAATGGCTTGGTTACGATTAAATCGGAAGAAGGAAATGCAGTTTATTATTCGCTTGACGGAAAAAATCCTTCAGAAAAAAGTACTTTATACAAAACTCCATTCGTATATAATAAAGCAGTAGAAATAAAAGCTATTTCGAGAAATACAAAAGAGAAAATTAATAGCGCGGTAAAAACAGCTAAATATGGTGTTTCTAAAGAGAAATGGAGAGTGATTTCTATTTCAAGCGGAGACAATAAATCGGTTGAACGAATTATTGATGGCGATGCGAATACCGATTGGGCTTTTGGAAACAATGAAAATAAATTGCCGCAGGTAGTCATTATTGATATGGGCGAATTGCATACGATAAATGGCTTTACTTATACGCCACAGCAAGTTGGAAATAATTTGAATTTGATTTCGAATTACGAATTCTATACGAGCGAAGATAATATTACTTGGACGAAACAATCTGAGGGAGAATTCTCCAATATCAAACATAATCCAATTGAACAGCTTAAGAGTTTTACTGCGGTAAAAGCTAGATTTTTAAGATTTGTTGCCACAGCAGCTGTTGGGAAAACACAAACAGTTTCGATAGCCGAAATAGGTGTTGTGGAATAA
- a CDS encoding Pr6Pr family membrane protein translates to MQAVRFFSFFTITTNTIVFICSALLLFGGKSKANAFFRKCTTITAITVYILIVGIVFNVLLRPILDLQGHHRIVSEIFHTVVPVLFFFFWLFFVSPEKISFKTIWFWLVYPIIYMIYTIIHGFISSFYPYPFIDVTKLGLQTALINGVFVLISFVVLSVILISISKIRTKKISLEN, encoded by the coding sequence GTGCAAGCAGTTCGTTTTTTTAGTTTCTTTACCATTACAACCAATACGATTGTTTTTATTTGCAGTGCTTTGTTATTATTTGGCGGCAAAAGTAAGGCAAATGCTTTTTTCAGAAAGTGTACTACTATTACGGCCATTACAGTTTATATATTGATTGTCGGAATTGTTTTTAATGTGCTCCTTCGCCCAATTTTAGATTTGCAAGGACACCATCGCATTGTAAGCGAAATTTTCCATACTGTTGTACCAGTTTTATTTTTCTTTTTCTGGCTGTTTTTTGTAAGTCCAGAAAAGATCTCTTTTAAAACCATTTGGTTTTGGTTGGTTTACCCGATTATTTACATGATTTATACCATAATCCACGGTTTTATTTCTAGTTTTTATCCTTATCCTTTTATTGATGTTACTAAGCTCGGATTGCAAACAGCACTCATAAACGGAGTTTTCGTTTTAATCTCTTTTGTGGTATTGTCTGTGATTTTGATTTCGATTTCAAAAATTAGGACTAAGAAGATTAGCTTGGAAAACTAA
- a CDS encoding LytR/AlgR family response regulator transcription factor — protein sequence MKIKCLIIDDEPLAINVIKNYIEQIEDLELVNTFSNSIEGLNFLKNNTIDVIFLDINMPVLDGINFIKSLENPPLLIITSAYDQFAIETYELDVLDYLVKPIEFPRLMKAVNKINKRLNNTTKTPQENSKENPFIFVKIDKKKMKKIFLNEILVIESLKDYLKISTTSGKFIIHSTLSDFTGLLPERDFIRIHRSYTIAIDKIDAVEGNSIEIEGLRYVIGRSYIDEVKQKILNSSI from the coding sequence ATGAAAATAAAGTGTTTAATTATCGATGATGAGCCATTGGCAATAAACGTTATTAAAAATTATATTGAACAGATTGAAGATTTAGAATTAGTAAATACTTTTAGTAATTCTATTGAAGGATTAAATTTCTTAAAAAACAATACTATAGATGTAATTTTTCTAGACATTAACATGCCTGTTTTGGATGGTATTAATTTTATTAAAAGTTTAGAAAACCCTCCTTTACTTATTATCACAAGTGCTTACGATCAGTTCGCAATTGAAACGTATGAGCTTGATGTTTTAGATTATTTGGTAAAACCAATTGAGTTTCCGAGACTAATGAAAGCGGTAAACAAGATCAACAAACGCCTTAATAATACCACTAAAACACCACAGGAAAATAGTAAAGAGAATCCTTTTATTTTCGTGAAAATCGACAAGAAAAAAATGAAAAAGATTTTCTTGAACGAAATTCTAGTTATCGAAAGTTTAAAAGATTATTTAAAAATCAGTACAACTTCTGGTAAATTCATAATTCACAGTACTTTATCAGATTTTACAGGATTACTGCCAGAAAGAGATTTTATTAGAATACATCGATCCTACACAATTGCAATTGATAAAATTGATGCTGTAGAAGGAAATAGCATCGAAATCGAAGGACTTCGTTACGTTATCGGAAGATCTTATATTGATGAAGTAAAACAGAAAATCCTTAATTCATCTATATAA
- a CDS encoding sensor histidine kinase — translation MIFNSSKPYSLPIRYHVYFWLTYFVFNTFRWGSYFNDYVYSLKTTLLGFPIHMALCYLNILVLMPYLVYRKKYFLYIVTVLSAIFIMVVLKFNLTYLLITHNVWPEGPQTINTLTLNYTIDMMMGELYVMTFVTAIKITLDFLKEQRRVTDLEKSQLETELLFLKSQISPHFFFNTLNNIYSLSVEKSNKTPKIVLKLSELMRYMLYETKGKKQTLENEIMCIQNYLDLERIRNGERLEVNMYISGDIHDKEISPVLLLTFVENAFKHGVNKNTGNVVIDINFKVKGDYLYFTISNPMPEFTVHKDNFNKSSGIGIENVKKRLELGYNKSDYKLSFKNKKNIFVVKLVIKVT, via the coding sequence ATGATTTTCAACTCCAGCAAACCTTATAGTTTACCTATACGTTATCATGTTTACTTTTGGCTGACGTATTTTGTGTTTAATACATTCCGATGGGGAAGCTATTTTAACGATTACGTTTACTCTTTAAAAACTACTTTACTCGGATTTCCTATTCACATGGCATTATGTTATCTGAATATTTTGGTTTTAATGCCCTATTTGGTTTACCGTAAAAAATACTTCCTATATATAGTAACCGTATTGTCCGCTATTTTTATAATGGTGGTTTTAAAATTTAATCTCACTTATTTGCTAATTACACACAATGTCTGGCCAGAAGGTCCACAGACCATCAACACGCTTACGCTCAATTACACGATAGACATGATGATGGGCGAATTGTATGTAATGACATTTGTTACAGCAATTAAAATTACTTTGGATTTCTTAAAAGAGCAAAGACGTGTTACCGATTTAGAAAAATCTCAACTAGAAACCGAATTATTGTTTTTAAAATCGCAGATTTCTCCACATTTCTTCTTTAATACCTTAAATAATATTTATTCGCTTTCGGTAGAAAAATCAAACAAAACACCAAAGATCGTTTTAAAACTTTCTGAATTGATGCGATACATGCTTTATGAAACAAAAGGCAAAAAGCAGACTTTAGAAAATGAAATTATGTGCATTCAGAATTATCTGGATTTGGAAAGAATTAGAAATGGAGAACGCCTTGAAGTTAACATGTATATTTCTGGAGATATTCATGATAAAGAAATCTCACCGGTATTGCTTTTGACTTTTGTCGAAAACGCTTTTAAACACGGAGTAAACAAAAACACTGGTAATGTTGTAATTGACATTAACTTTAAAGTAAAAGGAGATTATTTATATTTCACAATTTCAAACCCAATGCCCGAATTTACCGTACATAAAGATAATTTTAACAAGTCAAGTGGTATAGGTATTGAAAACGTAAAGAAAAGACTCGAATTAGGATATAATAAAAGTGACTATAAGCTTTCATTTAAAAATAAAAAGAATATTTTTGTCGTTAAACTAGTTATAAAAGTTACTTGA
- a CDS encoding BlaI/MecI/CopY family transcriptional regulator: MIKLAKREEQIMQVFWDLNKAFIRDIIPLLPDPKPHYNSVATIVKILEEKGFLNRETIGNMHCFFPVIQREEYQQFALKDVVSQYFDNSYPRMLAFFAKEQKLTEKELDEIVNMIKKDSI; the protein is encoded by the coding sequence ATGATAAAATTAGCCAAACGAGAAGAACAGATTATGCAGGTTTTTTGGGATTTAAACAAAGCCTTCATCAGAGACATTATTCCATTGTTGCCAGATCCGAAACCACATTATAATAGTGTTGCAACGATTGTCAAAATATTAGAAGAAAAAGGGTTTCTAAATCGGGAAACAATAGGGAATATGCATTGCTTTTTTCCGGTAATTCAAAGAGAAGAATATCAACAATTTGCGCTTAAAGATGTTGTGAGTCAATATTTTGATAATTCGTATCCACGTATGCTTGCCTTTTTTGCTAAAGAGCAAAAATTAACCGAAAAAGAATTGGACGAAATCGTAAACATGATAAAAAAAGATTCTATATGA
- the nagB gene encoding glucosamine-6-phosphate deaminase: MIKEDIGFREAGKFEETRFEKIHNVIFESSQEASLLVAQEIANLIQRKNELNEPCVLGLATGSSPIKVYEELVRMHKEEGLSFENVVTFNLDEYYPMDKNDIQSYYHFMHEHLFNHVNIPSENINIPDGQVSAEELQQYCIDYEMKIISYGGLDFQLLGIGRTGHIGFNEPGSHVNSGTRSITLDHITRVDAASSFLGIDNVPRKAITMGIGTVRNAKRIVLLGWGISKAGIIKNTIEGEVSSHVPATYLQEHNNTTFVLDTEASSELTRVKTPWLVKSCVWTDELKLKAVAWLSELTKKPFLKLTDKDYNDNGMSSLLTEEGTAYDLNIKMFNKMRQTITGWPGGKPNADDTYRPERSTPERKRIIIFSPHPDDDVISMGGTFDRLVEQGHEVHVAYQTSGNIAVSDVEALKFAEISKALHPDSRMSDKIIDFLQNRTGNEIDSLEVRKLKGLIRRSESFGATRYIGLPDSNVNFLDLPFYETGTVKKNNLSDADINIMCDIIERIKPHQIYAAGDLADPHGTHKVCLDSLFEALKRLKHNSFMDDCWVWLYRGAWHEWESYQIDMAVPMSPDQVLKKRHAIFYHQSQKDGVMFQGDDSREFWVRVEDRNRLTAEKYHSLGLADYSAIEAFKRYHF, from the coding sequence ATGATTAAAGAAGATATTGGTTTTAGAGAAGCAGGAAAATTTGAAGAAACACGTTTTGAGAAAATTCACAATGTTATTTTCGAATCGTCGCAAGAAGCTTCTTTATTGGTAGCGCAGGAAATTGCCAATTTAATTCAGAGAAAAAATGAGCTAAACGAGCCTTGTGTTTTAGGTTTGGCTACGGGTTCTTCGCCAATTAAGGTTTATGAAGAATTAGTTAGAATGCATAAAGAGGAAGGTCTGAGTTTTGAGAACGTTGTGACTTTCAATTTAGATGAATATTATCCGATGGATAAAAATGATATTCAGAGCTATTATCATTTTATGCACGAACATTTGTTCAATCATGTAAACATTCCTTCTGAAAATATCAATATTCCTGATGGACAGGTGAGCGCCGAAGAATTACAGCAATATTGCATTGATTACGAGATGAAAATTATCTCTTATGGAGGTTTAGATTTTCAGCTTTTAGGAATCGGTAGAACGGGGCATATTGGGTTTAATGAACCTGGTTCGCACGTGAATTCGGGAACTAGAAGCATTACTCTGGATCATATCACGAGAGTTGATGCGGCTTCTTCTTTTTTAGGAATAGATAATGTTCCGAGAAAAGCCATTACAATGGGAATTGGAACCGTTAGAAACGCAAAAAGAATCGTTTTACTTGGCTGGGGAATCAGCAAAGCAGGAATTATAAAAAACACAATCGAAGGAGAAGTTTCTTCGCACGTTCCAGCTACGTATTTGCAAGAGCATAACAACACAACATTTGTTCTAGATACAGAAGCTTCGTCTGAATTGACAAGAGTTAAAACGCCTTGGCTGGTTAAGTCTTGTGTTTGGACAGATGAATTAAAATTAAAAGCGGTGGCTTGGTTAAGTGAGTTAACGAAGAAACCTTTCCTGAAACTGACGGATAAAGATTATAACGACAACGGTATGTCGAGTCTTTTGACGGAAGAAGGAACTGCATACGATTTGAACATTAAAATGTTTAATAAAATGCGGCAAACCATCACTGGATGGCCGGGCGGAAAACCCAATGCAGATGATACTTATAGACCGGAGCGTTCCACGCCGGAGAGAAAAAGAATTATCATTTTCAGCCCGCACCCAGACGATGATGTGATTTCTATGGGAGGAACTTTTGACCGTTTGGTAGAGCAAGGTCATGAAGTTCATGTAGCCTATCAGACTTCTGGAAATATTGCAGTTTCAGATGTTGAAGCTTTGAAGTTTGCTGAAATTTCAAAAGCATTACATCCAGATTCTAGAATGTCGGACAAAATAATTGACTTTCTTCAGAACAGAACAGGAAATGAAATCGATTCACTAGAAGTTAGAAAGTTAAAAGGATTAATAAGAAGAAGCGAATCTTTTGGAGCAACACGTTACATTGGTTTGCCAGATTCTAACGTAAACTTTTTAGATCTTCCGTTTTACGAAACTGGCACGGTTAAAAAGAATAATCTTTCGGATGCAGATATCAACATTATGTGTGATATTATAGAAAGAATAAAACCGCATCAAATTTATGCCGCAGGAGATTTGGCAGATCCGCACGGAACTCATAAAGTGTGTTTAGACAGTTTGTTTGAAGCTTTAAAAAGACTAAAACATAACAGCTTTATGGACGATTGTTGGGTTTGGCTTTACAGAGGCGCTTGGCATGAATGGGAATCGTACCAAATTGACATGGCAGTACCAATGAGTCCTGATCAGGTTTTAAAGAAACGACATGCTATTTTTTATCATCAGTCTCAAAAAGACGGCGTTATGTTTCAAGGTGATGACAGCAGGGAGTTTTGGGTGCGAGTTGAAGACAGAAACAGATTGACTGCAGAAAAATATCACAGCTTAGGATTAGCAGATTACTCGGCTATCGAGGCGTTTAAGCGTTATCATTTCTAA